The proteins below come from a single Paramormyrops kingsleyae isolate MSU_618 chromosome 25, PKINGS_0.4, whole genome shotgun sequence genomic window:
- the LOC111845803 gene encoding putative N-acetyltransferase 8B isoform X1 → MASFKVRKYRDEDEEPVKEIFALGMSEHVPTSFMHMLKQPLTQMVLMCIFCALLTSSKSFLLPVLAVTLLLAGARQLVSYLFTSYIDTSLKDDLKCIRETYMEKKDSCFWVAESEGRVVGMVACLTSQTEECLELKRMSVRRSHRGLGIAKELCKVVADFTRESGYKAVILYTSVVQTDAQRLYEHVGYKKTGDFVFQSLLAKVFNFYIYEYRLEVQEVTGG, encoded by the coding sequence ATGGCCAGCTTTAAGGTGCGGAAGTATAGGGATGAAGACGAGGAGCCGGTGAAGGAGATCTTTGCACTGGGGATGAGTGAGCATGTGCCCACCTCCTTCATGCACATGCTGAAACAGCCCCTTACCCAGATGGTGCTCATGTGCATCTTCTGCGCTTTGCTGACCAGCTCCAAGTCATTTCTCCTGCCCGTGTTGGCTGTGACTCTGCTTCTGGCTGGAGCTCGGCAGCTGGTCAGCTACCTCTTCACCAGCTACATCGACACCAGCCTGAAAGATGATCTCAAATGCATCCGGGAGACCTATATGGAGAAGAAGGACTCATGCTTTTGGGTGGCGGAGAGCGAGGGCCGGGTGGTGGGCATGGTGGCCTGCTTAACCTCCCAGACTGAGGAGTGCCTGGAGCTGAAACGCATGTCAGTGCGACGGAGCCACCGCGGCCTGGGAATTGCTAAGGAACTTTGCAAAGTGGTGGCGGACTTCACTCGTGAGAGCGGCTATAAGGCTGTCATACTCTACACTTCTGTGGTCCAGACAGATGCCCAGAGGTTGTATGAACATGTGGGCTACAAGAAAACTGGGGACTTTGTATTCCAAAGTCTACTTGCCAAGGTCTTcaatttttacatttatgagTACAGATTAGAGGTACAAGAGGTTACAGGTGGCTAA
- the LOC111845803 gene encoding probable N-acetyltransferase camello isoform X2, translating to MAQYKIRIYRDEDFETVREVYATGFAEHLHAVYLQVLKQLWVQLTLASIFIALLASSGSLLLSILGVTLVLLASREGVRFLFGQGIQLGLNEDLQDIRKSYMQGDRSCFWVAELQGVIGGTVGILSAKDEPGCWELKRISVRKEFRGQGMAKALCKTALDFVINQGVEDVVLYTSMVQTDAHQLYRSVGFRMVETFVWPSLPAKLINFMVLKYRYRVLA from the coding sequence ATGGCCCAATACAAAATCCGCATATATCGGGATGAGGACTTTGAGACAGTGAGGGAAGTTTATGCCACTGGGTTTGCAGAGCATCTCCATGCCGTGTACCTTCAGGTTCTTAAACAGCTCTGGGTTCAGCTTACCTTGGCAAGCATCTTCATTGCCTTGCTTGCCTCCTCTGGGTCACTCCTGTTATCCATCCTGGGTGTAACTCTTGTACTCCTGGCTTCCCGAGAAGGGGTACGATTCTTGTTTGGCCAAGGAATCCAACTGGGTCTCAATGAAGACCTCCAGGACATCAGGAAGTCGTACATGCAAGGAGACAGGTCCTGCTTTTGGGTGGCGGAACTGCAGGGGGTCATTGGAGGCACAGTGGGCATACTCTCAGCTAAAGATGAGCCTGGATGCTGGGAGCTAAAGCGAATCTCTGTGAGGAAAGAATTCAGAGGACAGGGAATGGCCAAAGCACTGTGTAAGACAGCTCTTGATTTTGTGATTAACCAAGGGGTTGAAGATGTGGTGCTGTATACCTCCATGGTCCAAACAGATGCTCACCAACTCTACAGGAGTGTTGGCTTCCGGATGGTGGAGACCTTTGTCTGGCCATCACTCCCAGCCAAACTTATCAACTTCATGGTGTTGAAATACAGGTATAGAGTGCTGGCTTAG